In Mytilus edulis chromosome 6, xbMytEdul2.2, whole genome shotgun sequence, the following proteins share a genomic window:
- the LOC139526476 gene encoding uncharacterized protein has translation MAGIEDNKDKNIEMAETESLWDMEKPIAEDASRKDSSEITIKQISETFSNKIMEVSTTFILYLFVCCTIAQTTYITSKGAAVSKILVPSSSVRSATVLPLTVTTKPKLPSTSTPTTVPSLAANTTTVLPLTVTPKPKPPSTSTPTTVPSSATNTTIVLPSTVTLKPKPQSTLTPTTMPSSAANTTTVHVLPSTVTPIIVPTTKTLFLEFKCAANGVITEISGVDKGEVVLLNGSKYCHLNEPNCDWKNKSKLNVLHVKGENSSNIAGGKNAHFYQLECKTAGAFVATANTSMQMAIPAPTDFSQEIKKPTEPSKTIRLVITDIKGTPATTVHIGDPLLLKITGPAGYTIEPISCNASSSVDTDYVMWTNDSCSSKDTAVIENAWKYNKTIPNIVSISMYGFRFVKSNTVVITCSALFCPKGMQCSSKAESSFIIQELRQGDTSCRVYRICSGGTMNNS, from the exons atggcaggaattgaggacaacaaggacaagaacattgaaatggcagaaactgaatcacttTGGGATATGGAGAAACCCATAGCTGAAGACGCTTCAAGAAAGGACAGCTCAGAAATTACTATTAAACAA ATATCAGaaacattttctaacaaaatcATGGAAGTATCAACAACTTTTATCTTATATCTG TTTGTTTGTTGTACAATAGCTCAAACCACTTATATAACATCCAAAGGAGCAGCAGTTTCTAAAATACTAGTGCCATCTTCATCAGTAAGGTCAGCAACAGTGCTACCATTAACTGTAACAACAAAACCGAAACTGCCATCAACATCAACACCAACAACAGTGCCGTCATTAGCAGCAAATACAACAACAGTGCTACCATTAACTGTAACACCAAAACCGAAACCGCCATCAACATCAACACCAACAACAGTGCCGTCATCAGCAACAAATACAACAATAGTGCTACCATCAACTGTAACACTAAAACCGAAACCGCAATCAACATTAACACCAACAACAATGCCGTCATCAGCAGCAAATACAACAACTGTACATGTGCTACCATCAACTGTAACACCAATAATAGTACCTACAACAAAAACACTATTTTTAGAATTCA aatgtgCAGCTAACGGTGTTATCACAGAAATATCGGGCGTGGATAAGGGAGAGGTTGTGCTCCTTAATGGTTCTAAGTATTGTCACTTGAATGAACCAAATTGTGACTGGAAG AATAAGTCAAAACTTAATGTACTACATGTGAAGGGCGAAAACAGTTCAAATATAGCTGGTGGAAAGAACGCACATTTTTATCAACTGGAATGTAAAACTGCCGGTGCATTTGTAGCAACAGCTAACACGAGTATGCAGATGGCAAT tcctGCACCAACAGATTTTAGTCAGGAAATAAAAAAACCTACTGAACCGTCAAAAACTATAAGGCTGGTCATTACCGACATAAAGGGAACCCCGGCAACAACAGTTCACATTGGCGATCCATTGCTGTTAAAAATAACTGGACCAG CTGGTTATACGATCGAACCTATTAGTTGTAATGCGTCATCATCTGTGGATACAGATTACGTTATGTGGACAAA CGACTCGTGTTCTTCAAAGGATACAGCTGTGATCGAAAATGCCTGGAAATACAACAAAACAATCCCTAATATTGTTTCGATATCAATGTATGGTTTTCGTTTTGTGAAATCAAACACAGTGGTGATCACATGTTCTGCCTTGTTTTGTCCAAAAGGGATGCAATGCTCTTCAAAA GCGGAGTCAAG TTTTATTATACAAGAGTTAAGACAAGGAGACACCAGCTGTAGGGTTTATAGAATATGTTCTGGAGGTACAATGAACAATTCCTAG